A window of the Lactuca sativa cultivar Salinas chromosome 5, Lsat_Salinas_v11, whole genome shotgun sequence genome harbors these coding sequences:
- the LOC111910234 gene encoding caffeoylshikimate esterase encodes MPPPNLPPLPPPPPFFWGETPEEEYYKSQGVRNSKSHFETPNGKIFTQSWLPLDEDQPVKAVVFMTHGYGSDSSWCFQKICIAYAKWGYAVFAADLLGHGRSDGLHGYIGDMDKAAATSLSYFVSVRRSEEYSNLPAFLLGESMGGLITILMYFQSDPDTWSGLILSSPLLVIPEGMIPSKLHLTMYGLLFGLADTWAAMPDSRMVAKAIKDVEKLKIIAVNPKRYTGKPRVGTMREIVRVTNYVQNNFEKVKVPFFVAHGTSDGLACHTGSEMLYEKAVTAKEDKVLKLYEGMYHSLIQGEPDDAVALVLGDMKAWIDEKAQKFGSKCTTD; translated from the exons ATGCCACCGCCAAACCTTCCTCCGCTACCCCCGCCACCACCGTTCTTCTGGGGTGAAACACCGGAGGAAGAATACTACAAATCCCAAGGCGTCCGGAACTCCAAATCCCACTTCGAAACCCCAAACGGCAAAATCTTCACTCAGTCATGGCTTCCATTAGACGAAGACCAACCAGTTAAGGCCGTCGTGTTTATGACCCACGGGTACGGATCCGACTCCAGCTGGTGTTTCCAGAAGATCTGCATCGCATACGCCAAGTGGGGATACGCCGTCTTCGCCGCGGACCTCCTTGGTCACGGCCGCTCCGACGGTCTCCATGGATACATCGGAGACATGGATAAAGCAGCCGCGACTTCACTATCATACTTCGTTAGTGTTCGCCGGAGCGAAGAGTACAGTAATCTCCCAGCCTTCCTTTTAGGGGAATCGATGGGCGGACTGATCACCATTCTTATGTACTTCCAGTCGGATCCGGACACATGGTCCGGCTTGATCTTGTCTTCCCCACTTTTAGTGATACCCGAAGGCATGATTCCCTCCAAG TTACATTTAACGATGTACGGACTACTCTTCGGACTAGCGGATACGTGGGCTGCGATGCCGGATTCTCGAATGGTGGCGAAGGCGATCAAAGATGTTGAGAAACTGAAGATAATAGCGGTGAATCCAAAACGATACACCGGAAAACCGAGGGTGGGGACGATGAGAGAGATTGTGAGGGTGACAAATTATGTGCAGAACAACTTTGAGAAGGTGAAGGTGCCATTTTTTGTTGCACACGGGACATCAGATGGGTTGGCGTGCCATACTGGTTCAGAGATGCTGTATGAGAAGGCTGTGACTGCTAAAGAAGATAAAGTGTTGAAGCTTTATGAAGGAATGTATCATTCGTTGATTCAAGGGGAACCAGATGATGCTGTTGCTCTTGTGTTGGGGGATATGAAAGCTTGGATTGATGAGAAAGCTCAGAAGTTTGGGTCTAAATGTACTACTGATTAA
- the LOC111910233 gene encoding pleiotropic drug resistance protein 1: MDGSDIYKASRSFNLGSSRTTSWRDSGLDVFSQSNRHEDDDDDEEALKCAVLEKLPTSDRLKKDLLYGSSGSPDEIFVDNLGLEDRKHLLDRLVKVPEEDNEKFLLKLRDRIDTVGIDLPTIEVRFEHLTVEADAFTGSRSLPSFLNFIIEILEAFLNIFHLLPNRKKHITILEDLSGIIKPGRMTLLLGPPGSGKTTLLLALAGKLSKELTWSGRVSYNGHDMHEFVPQRTSAYISQNDLHIGEMTVRETLAFSARCQGIGSRYEMLAELSKREKDANIMPDPDIDIYMKAAATEGQETSVVTDYILKILGLDICADTMVGDQMIRGISGGQRKRVTTGEMIVGPSKVLLMDEISTGLDSSTTFHIVNSLRQYIQIFEGTAVISLLQPAPETYNLFDDIILLSDGKIVYQGPREKVLEFFESMGFKCPERKGVADFLQEVTSKKDQEQYWIERDQPYRFITAKEFAEAYESFHEGRRMAEEISIPYDKNKSHPAALTTKTYGVNKKELLKACISREFLLMKRNSFVYIFKLFQLLVMSFLTMTVFFRTEMHKRSVEDGGIYTGALFFGVTTIMFNGFSELSMTIAKLPVFYKQRDFLFYPSWAYTLPSWIIKIPSSFMDTFLWTLLTYYVVGFDSNVERFFKQYLLLFLVNQMASGLFRFIAALGRNMIVASTFGSFALLILFALGGFVLSRDAIKSWWIWGYWSSPMMYAMNGIVVNEFLGDSWNRVLPNSTESLGVRIIKSRGFFPYAYWYWIAVVALIGYVFLFNFTYTLALTFLNPLEKHQTIILDENEAQNPSSVELHSMSKKKGMILPFEPHCITFDDVKYSVDMPQEMKDQGVIEDRLMLLKGVSGVFRPGVLTALMGVSGAGKTTLMDVLAGRKTGGYIEGNIVISGYPKKQETFARISGYCEQNDIHSPHVTVHESLIYSAWLRLPADVDSKTRKMFVSEVMDLVELNPIKDALVGLPGVNGLSTEQRKRLTIAVELVANPSIIFMDEPTSGLDARAAAIVMRTVRNTVDTGRTVVCTIHQPSIDIFEAFDELFLMKRGGEELYVGPVGRHSCHLIKYFEDIEGISKIKDGYNPATWMLEVSTSAQEMALGIDFTQIYKNSELYRRNKALINELNTPLPGSKDLYFPTRYSQSFFTQCMACLWKQRLSYWRNPSYTAVRFLFTLGIGLMFGTMFWDLGGKRTSKQDLLNAMGSMYAAVLFIGTQNASSVQPVVAVERTVFYREKAAGMYSALSYAFAQVLVELPYVFVQTSAYGLLVYAMIGFQWTAAKFFWYLFFMYLTLLYMTFYGMMTVAMTPNPTVAAIVAASFYGIWNLFSGFVIPRTRIPIWWRWYYWACPSAWTLYGLVTSQFADSEDMLENGETVKDFLERYFGFERSFLGVVAGMHVGFTLLFAFVFAFAIRSFNFQRR, from the exons ATGGATGGAAGTGATATATACAAGGCTAGTAGAAGTTTTAATTTAGGGAGTAGTCGTACCACTTCGTGGAGGGACAGTGGATTGGACGTTTTCTCTCAGTCAAATCgacatgaagatgatgatgatgatgaagaagctCTGAAATGTGCTGTTCTTGAAAAGCTACCAACTTCTGATAGGTTGAAAAAAGATCTGCTTTATGGATCTAGTGGATCACCTGATGAGATTTTTGTTGATAATCTTGGATTAGAAGACAGGAAGCATTTGCTCGATAGACTGGTAAAAGTACCTGAAGAAGATAATGAAAAGTTCTTGTTGAAGCTCAGAGACAGAATTGACAC GGTGGGAATTGATTTGCCTACAATTGAAGTAAGATTTGAGCATTTGACAGTGGAAGCTGATGCTTTCACAGGCAGCAGATCATTGCCTAGTTTCCTTAATTTCATCATCGAAATCCTAGAG GCGTTCTTGAATATATTCCATTTACTACCAAACAGGAAGAAGCATATCACTATACTTGAAGATCTAAGTGGAATTATAAAGCCTGGCAG GATGACACTACTTTTAGGTCCTCCAGGTTCTGGAAAAACAACTTTGTTATTAGCCTTGGCTGGGAAGCTTTCCAAGGAGCTTACA TGGTCAGGAAGGGTGTCATACAATGGGCATGATATGCATGAGTTTGTGCCTCAGAGAACCTCTGCTTATATCAGTCAAAATGATCTTCATATTGGTGAAATGACTGTTAGAGAAACCTTGGCTTTTTCTGCTAGATGTCAGGGCATTGGATCACGTTATG AAATGTTGGCAGAATTGTCAAAAAGAGAAAAAGATGCAAATATTATGCCCGATCCTGATATTGATATATACATGAAG GCAGCAGCAACAGAAGGTCAAGAGACAAGTGTGGTCACAGATTATATTCTCAAG ATCTTGGGACTAGATATCTGTGCAGATACCATGGTAGGGGATCAAATGATAAGAGGCATATCTGGTGGACAAAGAAAGCGAGTCACTACAG GTGAAATGATAGTGGGCCCATCAAAGGTTCTTCTTATGGATGAGATATCTACGGGTTTAGACAGTTCTACAACGTTTCATATTGTGAATTCTTTGAGGCAATATATTCAGATTTTTGAAGGAACTGCTGTTATTTCGCTCCTACAGCCTGCACCCGAAACGTATAATCTATTTGATGACATAATATTGCTCTCGGATGGCAAGATTGTGTATCAGGGCCCACGTGAAAAAGTGCTTGAGTTTTTTGAATCAATGGGATTTAAATGTCCAGAAAGGAAAGGTGTTGCTGACTTCTTGCAAGAA GTAACATCAAAGAAAGACCAGGAGCAATACTGGATAGAGAGAGACCAACCTTACAGGTTTATCACAGCGAAAGAATTTGCTGAGGCATATGAATCCTTCCATGAAGGAAGGAGAATGGCAGAAGAGATTTCAATCCCATATGACAAAAACAAGAGCCATCCTGCTGCATTGACAACCAAAACATATGGAGTGAACAAAAAGGAGCTCTTGAAAGCCTGCATTTCAAGAGAATTTTTGCTTATGAAGAGAAACTCATTCGTCTACATCTTCAAACTATTTCAA CTTCTAGTGATGTCATTTCTGACAATGACAGTCTTTTTCCGAACCGAAATGCACAAAAGGTCGGTGGAAGATGGAGGGATATACACAGGTGCACTCTTTTTTGGTGTAACTACGATCATGTTCAATGGATTTTCTGAGCTTTCCATGACCATAGCAAAGCTTCCTGTCTTTTACAAGCAAAGGGATTTCCTGTTTTACCCCTCGTGGGCTTACACACTTCCTTCATGGATCATCAAGATTCCCAGCTCATTTATGGATACTTTTCTTTGGACTCTTCTTACATATTATGTAGTTGGATTTGATTCAAATGTTGAAAG ATTCTTTAAGCAGTATTTGCTACTCTTTCTCGTCAACCAGATGGCATCAGGATTATTTCGCTTTATTGCAGCACTAGGTCGAAATATGATTGTTGCAAGCACATTTGGTTCATTTGCACTTCTCATACTATTTGCTTTGGGTGGCTTTGTCCTGTCACGAG ATGCTATAAAGTCTTGGTGGATTTGGGGATATTGGTCATCACCAATGATGTATGCGATGAATGGGATTGTAGTTAATGAGTTTCTCGGGGATAGTTGGAATCGA GTATTGCCTAACTCAACAGAGTCCCTAGGAGTGAGGATTATAAAATCTAGAGGTTTCTTCCCATATGCATATTGGTATTGGATTGCAGTAGTGGCTTTGATTGGATATGTGTTCCTCTTCAACTTTACCTACACGCTAGCTCTCACATTTCTAAATC CTTTGGAGAAACATCAAACTATTATATTAGATGAAAACGAAGCCCAAAATCCTTCATCTGTCGAGCTACATTCCATGAGCAAGAAAAAGGGAATGATTCTTCCATTTGAACCGCATTGTATCACCTTCGATGATGTTAAATATTCAGTTGATATGCCCCAG GAAATGAAAGATCAAGGAGTGATTGAGGATCGATTGATGTTATTAAAGGGTGTGAGTGGGGTGTTCAGGCCGGGTGTTCTTACAGCATTAATGGGTGTTAGTGGTGCTGGTAAAACTACTTTGATGGATGTGCTGGCAGGAAGGAAAACAGGTGGATATATAGAGGGTAATATTGTCATTTCAGGGTACCCAAAGAAGCAGGAAACTTTCGCTCGAATTTCAGGATACTGTGAACAAAATGACATCCACTCACCTCATGTCACAGTGCATGAGTCCTTGATTTACTCTGCTTGGCTAAGGCTGCCAGCAGATGTTGATTCTAAAACCAGAAAG ATGTTTGTTAGTGAAGTGATGGATCTTGTGGAACTGAATCCAATAAAAGATGCATTAGTTGGGTTGCCAGGTGTAAATGGACTATCAACCGAACAGAGAAAGCGGTTAACCATAGCGGTTGAGCTAGTGGCTAACCCGTCTATAATATTTATGGATGAACCAACGTCCGGTCTTGATGCTAGAGCGGCTGCTATTGTGATGAGAACTGTTAGGAACACTGTGGACACAGGTAGAACCGTTGTGTGCACCATTCATCAACCAAGCATCGATATATTTGAAGCTTTTGATGAg CTATTTTTGATGAAACGAGGAGGAGAAGAGTTATATGTTGGACCAGTCGGTCGCCATTCCTGCCATTTGATCAAGTATTTTGAG GATATCGAAGGAATAAGTAAGATCAAAGACGGTTATAACCCTGCCACATGGATGTTAGAAGTTAGTACCTCAGCACAAGAAATGGCTCTTGGAATTGATTTCACACAAATCTACAAAAACTCTGAACTTTACAG GAGAAATAAAGCTCTTATTAATGAGCTGAATACACCGCTTCCTGGATCAAAAGATCTCTATTTCCCAACTCGATACTCTCAGTCTTTCTTCACACAATGCATGGCTTGCCTATGGAAACAACGCCTGTCATACTGGCGAAATCCTTCTTACACTGCAGTAAGATTTTTATTCACTTTGGGAATTGGATTGATGTTTGGGACAATGTTCTGGGATCTAGGTGGCAAAAG GACATCAAAACAAGATTTGCTTAATGCAATGGGTTCTATGTATGCTGCTGTTCTTTTTATTGGGACCCAAAATGCGTCATCCGTGCAGCCAGTGGTTGCTGTTGAGAGGACAGTCTTTTATAGAGAAAAAGCTGCAGGAATGTATTCCGCCCTATCATATGCTTTCGCACAG GTTCTGGTGGAACTACCCTACGTGTTTGTACAAACATCAGCATACGGTCTCCTAGTGTATGCAATGATTGGATTTCAATGGACAGCAGCCAAATTCTtttggtatttatttttcatgtaCCTCACATTACTATACATGACCTTTTATGGCATGATGACTGTGGCCATGACACCCAACCCCACTGTTGCTGCCATTGTTGCTGCCTCATTTTATGGAATATGGAATCTCTTTTCAGGATTTGTTATCCCACGAACT AGGATACCTATCTGGTGGAGATGGTACTATTGGGCATGCCCGTCTGCTTGGACTCTCTATGGATTGGTTACTTCACAGTTTGCAGACTCTGAAGATATGCTTGAGAATGGTGAAACTGTAAAAGATTTCTTGGAGAGATATTTTGGATTTGAGAGAAGTTTTCTTGGTGTAGTTGCTGGTATGCATGTTGGATTCACCCTACTATTTGCATTTGTCTTTGCCTTTGCCATCAGGTCCTTTAATTTTCAAAGGAGGTAG